The Pecten maximus chromosome 12, xPecMax1.1, whole genome shotgun sequence genome includes a region encoding these proteins:
- the LOC117340008 gene encoding protein O-mannose kinase-like isoform X1, which produces MICNNLLKSHNTVFTRRIFVLFSDNFWNGMWLKVLVCVAIPSIIAWVTTVSWPRIWNVEPGQLFCDKYGKSCHRICPAGFFHLPSMSNQCHPLLTCHDLQNGIVKVNVIGAGAVKQVSLASWKGHMIAMNEPITELYLKDYRYGLDMLQHLQGHPEVIQFLGSCNDVYFTQYHKFGSADQLENILSDLDSGHPDTMATRFNLCLNYIKILNFLHTNKLGTLVMCDSSDLDKTLKQYLITDDLALVLNDVDSLAMVHHSAGQLIKCGHRQLGGEFVAPEQLWPHDTEFRDEAMQPYDEKSDIWKIPDVCNNFIDRGSDAVKVKLDLFSIHSACKEEQASFRPTTADVLQEYERVWNSIDKSNV; this is translated from the exons ATGATCTGTAATAACCTTTTGAAGAGTCATAACACGGTATTTACGAGGCGCATTTTCGTCCT gttttctgataatttcTGGAATGGAATGTGGTTGAAGGTCCTTGTTTGTGTGGCAATCCCTTCCATCATAGCATGGGTAACAACAGTCTCTTGGCCTAGAATTTGGAATGTGGAACCAGGTCAATTATTTTGTGACAAATATGGAAAATCATGTCATCGCATCTGTCCAGCAGGCTTTTTCCATTTACCATCAATGTCCAATCAGTGTCATCCATTGCTCACATGCCATGACCTTCAGAATGGCATTgtaaaggtcaatgtcattggAGCTGGAGCAGTTAAACAG GTGTCCTTAGCATCATGGAAAGGTCACATGATAGCAATGAATGAACCAATCACAGAACTGTATTTAAAAGATTACAGATATGGACTGGATATGCTCCAACATCTTCAAGGTCATCCAGAGGTCATCCAGTTTCTTGgatcgtgtaatgatgtttACTTCACACAATACCACAAATTTGGTTCAGCTGACCAGCTGGAAAATATTCTCAGTGACCTTGACTCTGGACATCCAGATACCATGGCAACAAGATTTAATCTTTGTCTGAATTACATAAAGATTCTCAACTTCCTACATACAAATAAACTCGGGACCTTGGTCATGTGCGattccagtgaccttgacaaaACCTTAAAACAGTATCTTATTACTGATGACCTGGCATTGGTACTCAATGATGTAGATTCCTTGGCAATGGTCCATCACTCAGCAGGTCAACTAATTAAATGTGGTCATCGTCAACTTGGAGGAGAATTTGTAGCTCCAGAACAATTATGGCCCCATGATACAGAGTTCAGAGATGAGGCGATGCAGCCATATGATGAGAAATCAGACATCTGGAAAATTCCTGATGTCTGTAACAATTTTATCGATAGAGGCAGTGATGCTGTGAAAGTTAAACTGGATTTGTTTAGTATTCATTCTGCTTGCAAGGAAGAACAAGCATCATTTAGGCCCACTACAGCTGATGTTTTACAGGAATATGAAAGAGTATGGAATAGTATAGATAAATCTAATGTCTGA
- the LOC117340008 gene encoding protein O-mannose kinase-like isoform X2, whose amino-acid sequence MWLKVLVCVAIPSIIAWVTTVSWPRIWNVEPGQLFCDKYGKSCHRICPAGFFHLPSMSNQCHPLLTCHDLQNGIVKVNVIGAGAVKQVSLASWKGHMIAMNEPITELYLKDYRYGLDMLQHLQGHPEVIQFLGSCNDVYFTQYHKFGSADQLENILSDLDSGHPDTMATRFNLCLNYIKILNFLHTNKLGTLVMCDSSDLDKTLKQYLITDDLALVLNDVDSLAMVHHSAGQLIKCGHRQLGGEFVAPEQLWPHDTEFRDEAMQPYDEKSDIWKIPDVCNNFIDRGSDAVKVKLDLFSIHSACKEEQASFRPTTADVLQEYERVWNSIDKSNV is encoded by the exons ATGTGGTTGAAGGTCCTTGTTTGTGTGGCAATCCCTTCCATCATAGCATGGGTAACAACAGTCTCTTGGCCTAGAATTTGGAATGTGGAACCAGGTCAATTATTTTGTGACAAATATGGAAAATCATGTCATCGCATCTGTCCAGCAGGCTTTTTCCATTTACCATCAATGTCCAATCAGTGTCATCCATTGCTCACATGCCATGACCTTCAGAATGGCATTgtaaaggtcaatgtcattggAGCTGGAGCAGTTAAACAG GTGTCCTTAGCATCATGGAAAGGTCACATGATAGCAATGAATGAACCAATCACAGAACTGTATTTAAAAGATTACAGATATGGACTGGATATGCTCCAACATCTTCAAGGTCATCCAGAGGTCATCCAGTTTCTTGgatcgtgtaatgatgtttACTTCACACAATACCACAAATTTGGTTCAGCTGACCAGCTGGAAAATATTCTCAGTGACCTTGACTCTGGACATCCAGATACCATGGCAACAAGATTTAATCTTTGTCTGAATTACATAAAGATTCTCAACTTCCTACATACAAATAAACTCGGGACCTTGGTCATGTGCGattccagtgaccttgacaaaACCTTAAAACAGTATCTTATTACTGATGACCTGGCATTGGTACTCAATGATGTAGATTCCTTGGCAATGGTCCATCACTCAGCAGGTCAACTAATTAAATGTGGTCATCGTCAACTTGGAGGAGAATTTGTAGCTCCAGAACAATTATGGCCCCATGATACAGAGTTCAGAGATGAGGCGATGCAGCCATATGATGAGAAATCAGACATCTGGAAAATTCCTGATGTCTGTAACAATTTTATCGATAGAGGCAGTGATGCTGTGAAAGTTAAACTGGATTTGTTTAGTATTCATTCTGCTTGCAAGGAAGAACAAGCATCATTTAGGCCCACTACAGCTGATGTTTTACAGGAATATGAAAGAGTATGGAATAGTATAGATAAATCTAATGTCTGA